A section of the Pseudomonas fluorescens genome encodes:
- a CDS encoding arsenate reductase, which yields MKKARTWLDEHAIRYEFHDYKTAGIDREHLTQWCNEHGWQVVLNRAGTTFRKLEDERKADLDQTKAIELMLAQPSMIKRPVLDLGDRTLIGFKPDSYSAALK from the coding sequence ATGAAAAAGGCGCGCACCTGGCTTGATGAACACGCTATCCGCTATGAGTTCCATGACTACAAGACAGCCGGTATCGACCGCGAACACTTGACCCAATGGTGCAATGAGCACGGTTGGCAGGTGGTTTTGAACCGTGCAGGCACGACCTTTCGCAAACTCGAAGACGAACGCAAAGCCGATCTCGACCAGACGAAAGCTATCGAACTGATGCTCGCACAACCCTCGATGATCAAGCGCCCGGTGCTCGATCTCGGTGACAGAACCCTGATTGGCTTCAAGCCAGATAGTTATTCGGCGGCCCTCAAGTAG
- the map gene encoding type I methionyl aminopeptidase gives MTVTLKTAEDIAGMRVAGKLAADVLEMIAEHVKPGITTEALDRICHDYIVDVQKAIPAPLNYKGFPKSICTSINHVVCHGIPGDKPLKDGDTLNIDVTVIKDGYHGDTSRMFHVGNVPVWAERLSQVTQECMYKAIELVKPGCRLGDIGEVIQKHAEKNGFSVVREFCGHGIGKVFHEEPQILHYGRAGTGMELKAGMTFTIEPMINQGKADTKVLGDGWTAITKDRKLSAQWEHTLLVTETGYEIFTLRADDTIPRVSA, from the coding sequence ATGACCGTTACCCTGAAAACCGCCGAAGATATCGCAGGCATGCGCGTTGCCGGCAAACTGGCGGCCGACGTGCTGGAAATGATTGCCGAACACGTCAAGCCGGGCATCACCACTGAAGCCCTGGACCGCATCTGCCATGACTATATCGTCGATGTGCAAAAAGCTATCCCCGCACCGCTGAACTACAAAGGCTTCCCCAAGTCGATCTGCACCTCGATCAACCACGTGGTCTGCCACGGCATTCCGGGCGACAAGCCACTCAAGGACGGCGACACCCTGAACATCGACGTCACCGTGATCAAGGACGGCTATCACGGCGACACCAGCCGCATGTTCCACGTCGGCAACGTCCCGGTCTGGGCCGAGCGCCTGTCCCAGGTCACCCAGGAATGCATGTACAAGGCGATTGAACTGGTCAAGCCCGGCTGCCGCCTGGGCGACATCGGCGAAGTGATCCAGAAGCACGCTGAAAAGAACGGTTTCTCGGTCGTCCGTGAATTCTGCGGCCACGGTATCGGCAAGGTGTTCCACGAAGAGCCGCAGATCCTGCACTACGGCCGTGCAGGCACCGGCATGGAACTCAAGGCGGGCATGACCTTTACCATCGAACCGATGATCAACCAGGGCAAGGCCGACACCAAGGTGCTGGGCGACGGCTGGACCGCCATCACCAAAGACCGCAAGCTCTCGGCACAGTGGGAACACACCCTGCTGGTCACCGAGACGGGCTACGAGATCTTCACCCTGCGTGCCGATGACACGATTCCCCGCGTTTCGGCCTGA
- the tsf gene encoding translation elongation factor Ts, translating into MAAITAALVKELRERTGEGMMDCKKALEKADGDIEKAIDDMRASGAIKAAKKAGNVAAEGAIALKEDGKSAVLLEVNSQTDFLALQDDFKAFVAASVEKAFAEKLTDAAPLIAAQEADRLVLVGKVGENVNIRRLVRVEGDVVGGYLHGNKIGVAVVLKGGNVELAKDIAMHVAASNPEFLLPSEVSAEAIEREKAVFLQLNEEKIKGKPENIVENMVKGRISKFLAEASLVEQAFVKNPEIKVGELAKKAGAEIVSFTYFKVGDGIEKPVDNFAEEVAAQLAAAKQ; encoded by the coding sequence ATGGCAGCAATTACTGCAGCGTTGGTTAAAGAACTGCGTGAGCGTACTGGCGAAGGCATGATGGATTGCAAGAAAGCCCTGGAAAAGGCTGACGGCGACATCGAAAAAGCCATTGATGACATGCGTGCTTCGGGCGCGATCAAGGCTGCCAAGAAAGCAGGCAACGTCGCTGCTGAAGGCGCTATCGCTCTGAAAGAAGACGGCAAGTCCGCCGTTCTGCTGGAAGTGAACTCGCAGACCGACTTCCTGGCCCTGCAGGACGACTTCAAGGCATTTGTTGCTGCTAGCGTTGAAAAAGCGTTCGCCGAAAAACTGACTGACGCCGCTCCCCTGATCGCGGCTCAAGAAGCGGATCGTCTGGTACTGGTCGGCAAGGTTGGCGAAAACGTCAACATCCGTCGCCTGGTGCGCGTCGAGGGTGACGTTGTGGGTGGTTACCTGCACGGCAACAAGATCGGTGTTGCAGTTGTCCTCAAGGGCGGCAACGTTGAGTTGGCCAAAGACATCGCTATGCACGTAGCGGCCAGCAACCCTGAGTTCCTGCTGCCTTCGGAAGTTTCTGCCGAAGCGATCGAGCGCGAAAAGGCTGTGTTCCTGCAGCTAAACGAAGAAAAAATCAAAGGCAAGCCAGAAAACATTGTTGAGAACATGGTCAAGGGCCGTATCAGCAAGTTCCTGGCCGAAGCAAGCCTGGTTGAGCAGGCGTTCGTCAAGAACCCTGAAATCAAGGTTGGCGAACTGGCCAAGAAAGCCGGTGCTGAAATCGTTTCCTTCACCTACTTCAAAGTAGGCGACGGCATCGAGAAGCCGGTCGACAACTTCGCTGAAGAAGTTGCTGCCCAGCTGGCTGCCGCCAAGCAATAA
- a CDS encoding [protein-PII] uridylyltransferase, producing the protein MPQVDPELFDRGQFQAELALKASPIAAFKKAIRQAREVLDERFRSGREIRRLIEDRAWFVDNILKKAWEQFDWSEDADIALVAVGGYGRGELHPYSDIDLLILLDSADHEIFRDSIERFLTLLWDIGLEVGQSVRSVDECAEEARADLTVVTNLMESRTICGPERLRQRMLEVTSTAHMWPSKEFFLAKRAEQKARHHKYNDTEYNLEPNVKGSPGGLRDIQTILWVARRQYGTLNLRALAGEGFLVESENALLASSQEFLWKVRYALHMLAGRSEDRLLFDHQRSIATLLGFEGEDAKTSIESFMQQYYRVVMSIAQLSDLIIQHFEEVILAPEDEAPPQPINARFQLHDGYIEARNDYVFKRTPFAMLEIFVLMAQQPEIKGVRADTIRLLRENRHLIDDEFRHDIRNTSLFIELFKCKIGIHRNLRRMNRYGILGRYLPEFGFIVGQMQHDLFHIYTVDAHTLNLIKHLRKLQYTQVSEKFPLASKLMAKLPKPELIYLAGLYHDIGKGRHGDHSEIGAVDAEAFCQRHQLPQWDSRLIVWLVQNHLVMSTTAQRKDLSDPQVIHDFAQIVGDETRLDYLYVLTVSDINATNPTLWNSWRASLLRQLYTETKRALRRGLENPVDREEQIRRTQSAALDILVRGGNDPDDVEQLWSQLGDDYFLRHTAGDVAWHTDAILQQPADGGPLVLIKETTQREFEGGTQIFIYAPDQHDFFAVTVAAMDQLNLNIHDARVITSSSQFTLDTYIVLDTEGESIGDNPERVKKIREGLTEALRNPDDYPTIIQRRVPRQLKHFAFAPQVTIHNDAQRPVTVLELSAPDRPGLLARIGGIFLEFDLSLQNAKIATLGERVEDVFFITDADNQPLSDPELCRRLQDAIVAQLSVNQEPGAELSRLTL; encoded by the coding sequence ATGCCCCAGGTGGATCCCGAACTCTTCGACCGTGGCCAGTTCCAGGCGGAACTGGCGCTGAAGGCCAGCCCGATTGCCGCCTTCAAAAAGGCCATCCGCCAGGCCCGCGAGGTGCTCGACGAGCGTTTTCGCAGCGGCCGGGAGATTCGCCGGTTGATCGAGGATCGTGCCTGGTTCGTCGATAACATCCTGAAAAAGGCCTGGGAACAGTTCGATTGGAGCGAGGACGCCGATATTGCCCTGGTGGCCGTCGGCGGCTATGGCCGGGGCGAACTGCACCCCTACTCCGATATCGACCTGCTGATCCTGCTGGACAGCGCCGACCATGAGATTTTCCGCGACTCCATTGAACGTTTTCTGACGCTGTTGTGGGACATCGGCCTGGAAGTCGGCCAGAGCGTGCGCTCGGTAGACGAATGCGCCGAAGAGGCCCGCGCCGACCTGACCGTGGTCACCAACCTGATGGAAAGCCGCACGATCTGCGGCCCCGAGCGCCTGCGCCAACGCATGCTGGAAGTCACCAGCACCGCGCATATGTGGCCGAGCAAGGAATTCTTCCTGGCCAAGCGCGCCGAGCAGAAAGCCCGGCATCACAAGTACAACGACACCGAGTACAACCTGGAACCCAACGTCAAAGGTTCGCCTGGCGGGCTGCGGGACATCCAGACCATTTTGTGGGTCGCCCGTCGCCAGTACGGCACCCTGAACCTGCGGGCCCTGGCCGGCGAAGGTTTTCTGGTGGAGAGCGAAAACGCCCTGCTGGCCTCGTCCCAGGAATTCTTGTGGAAAGTACGCTACGCCCTGCACATGCTGGCCGGACGCTCCGAAGACCGCCTGCTGTTCGACCACCAACGCTCCATCGCCACCCTGCTGGGCTTCGAGGGTGAAGACGCGAAGACCAGCATCGAAAGCTTCATGCAGCAGTACTACCGGGTGGTCATGAGCATCGCCCAGCTCAGCGACTTGATCATCCAGCATTTTGAAGAAGTGATCCTGGCCCCGGAAGACGAGGCGCCACCGCAACCGATCAACGCACGCTTCCAACTGCACGACGGCTATATCGAGGCGCGCAACGACTACGTGTTCAAGCGCACGCCGTTTGCCATGCTGGAAATCTTCGTACTGATGGCCCAGCAGCCGGAAATCAAGGGCGTACGTGCCGACACCATTCGTTTGCTGCGGGAGAACCGTCACCTGATCGACGACGAGTTCCGCCACGACATCCGCAATACCAGCCTGTTTATCGAGCTGTTCAAGTGCAAGATCGGCATCCACCGCAACCTGCGCCGCATGAACCGCTACGGCATCCTCGGACGCTATCTGCCGGAGTTCGGCTTTATCGTCGGGCAGATGCAACACGACCTGTTCCACATCTATACGGTCGACGCCCACACCCTGAACCTGATCAAACACCTGCGTAAGCTGCAATACACCCAGGTGTCAGAGAAATTCCCGCTAGCCAGCAAGCTCATGGCCAAGTTGCCCAAGCCTGAGCTGATCTACCTGGCCGGCCTGTACCACGATATCGGCAAGGGCCGGCACGGCGATCACTCGGAAATCGGCGCAGTGGATGCCGAAGCCTTCTGCCAGCGCCACCAGTTGCCGCAGTGGGACAGCCGCCTGATCGTCTGGCTGGTGCAGAATCACCTGGTGATGTCCACCACCGCCCAGCGCAAGGACCTGTCCGACCCGCAGGTGATCCATGACTTTGCGCAGATCGTCGGCGACGAAACCCGTCTCGACTACCTATACGTACTGACCGTCTCCGACATCAACGCCACCAACCCGACGTTATGGAACTCGTGGCGCGCCAGCCTGTTGCGCCAGCTCTACACCGAGACCAAGCGTGCGCTGCGCCGCGGCCTGGAAAACCCGGTGGACCGTGAAGAACAGATCCGCCGTACCCAAAGCGCGGCCCTGGACATCCTCGTGCGCGGCGGCAACGACCCGGACGATGTGGAGCAACTCTGGTCGCAGCTGGGCGACGACTATTTCCTGCGCCACACCGCCGGCGACGTGGCCTGGCACACCGATGCGATCCTCCAGCAACCGGCCGACGGCGGCCCGCTGGTGCTGATCAAGGAAACCACCCAGCGCGAATTCGAAGGCGGCACGCAGATCTTTATCTACGCCCCGGACCAGCATGACTTCTTTGCCGTGACCGTGGCCGCGATGGACCAGCTCAACCTCAACATTCATGACGCGCGGGTCATTACCTCCAGCAGCCAGTTCACCCTCGACACCTATATCGTGCTCGACACCGAAGGCGAATCCATCGGCGATAACCCCGAGCGGGTGAAAAAGATCCGCGAAGGCCTGACTGAAGCCCTGCGCAACCCCGACGACTACCCGACCATCATTCAGCGCCGGGTACCGCGCCAGCTCAAGCACTTCGCCTTTGCGCCCCAGGTGACGATCCACAACGATGCCCAGCGCCCAGTGACCGTGCTGGAACTCAGCGCACCGGATCGACCGGGGCTGCTGGCACGGATCGGCGGAATTTTCCTGGAGTTCGACCTGTCATTGCAGAACGCCAAGATTGCCACCCTGGGCGAGCGGGTCGAAGACGTGTTCTTTATTACCGATGCCGATAACCAGCCGCTGTCCGACCCGGAACTGTGCCGCCGCTTGCAGGACGCTATCGTCGCGCAATTGAGTGTGAACCAGGAACCGGGGGCTGAACTGTCCCGACTAACCCTTTGA
- the dapC gene encoding succinyldiaminopimelate transaminase, translating into MNNALNQLQPYPFEKLRALLGSVTPNPDKRPIALSIGEPKHKSPDFVAQALANNLDQMAVYPTTLGIPALREAIGAWCERRFNVPKGWLDPARNILPVNGTREALFAFTQTVVNRGDDALVVSPNPFYQIYEGAAFLAGAKPHYLPCLDENGFNPDFDAVTPDIWKRCQILFLCSPGNPTGALIPVATLKKLIALADEYDFVIAADECYSELYFDEQTPPPGLLSACVELGRQDFKRCVVFHSLSKRSNLPGLRSGFVAGDADLLKAFLLYRTYHGCAMPVQTQLASIAAWQDEAHVQANRDLYREKFAAVLAILKPVLDVQNPDGGFYLWPNVKGDDAAFCRDLFEQEHVTVVPGSYLSREVDGFNPGAGRVRLALVAPLSECVEAAERMRNFIQRRR; encoded by the coding sequence ATGAACAATGCCCTGAACCAACTGCAGCCCTACCCGTTCGAGAAACTGCGTGCCCTGCTGGGCAGTGTCACACCGAACCCGGACAAACGCCCGATCGCCCTGTCCATCGGAGAGCCCAAGCACAAATCCCCGGATTTCGTCGCCCAGGCTCTGGCCAACAATCTGGACCAAATGGCGGTCTATCCGACCACCCTGGGCATTCCCGCATTGCGCGAGGCCATTGGTGCCTGGTGCGAGCGCCGCTTCAACGTGCCCAAGGGCTGGCTGGATCCGGCACGCAATATCCTGCCAGTCAATGGCACCCGCGAAGCGCTGTTCGCCTTCACCCAGACCGTGGTCAACCGTGGTGACGACGCCCTGGTGGTCAGCCCGAACCCGTTCTACCAAATCTACGAAGGTGCCGCTTTCCTGGCCGGGGCCAAACCGCACTACCTGCCGTGCCTGGACGAAAACGGCTTCAATCCGGACTTCGATGCGGTAACGCCGGATATCTGGAAACGCTGCCAGATCCTGTTCCTGTGCTCCCCCGGCAACCCGACCGGCGCGCTGATCCCCGTCGCGACCCTGAAAAAACTGATCGCCCTGGCCGACGAATACGACTTCGTGATTGCCGCCGACGAATGCTACAGCGAGCTGTACTTCGACGAACAAACCCCGCCGCCCGGCCTGCTCAGCGCCTGTGTTGAATTGGGTCGCCAGGACTTCAAGCGCTGCGTGGTGTTCCACAGCCTGTCCAAGCGTTCCAACCTGCCGGGCCTGCGTTCCGGGTTTGTAGCCGGTGATGCCGACCTCCTCAAGGCTTTCCTGCTGTATCGCACGTACCACGGCTGCGCGATGCCGGTACAAACCCAGCTGGCAAGTATTGCTGCCTGGCAGGACGAAGCCCATGTTCAGGCTAACCGCGACCTGTACCGGGAAAAATTCGCTGCCGTGCTGGCAATCCTCAAGCCTGTGCTGGATGTACAAAACCCGGATGGCGGCTTCTATCTATGGCCAAATGTGAAGGGGGACGACGCTGCGTTCTGCCGTGATTTGTTTGAACAGGAACACGTAACCGTGGTGCCTGGGTCGTACCTGTCGCGGGAAGTGGACGGTTTCAATCCAGGTGCCGGGCGGGTGCGCCTGGCACTGGTTGCACCGTTGTCCGAATGCGTTGAAGCCGCCGAACGGATGCGCAACTTCATCCAGCGCCGTCGTTGA
- a CDS encoding Na+/H+ antiporter, whose amino-acid sequence MQTAYTVLILLMLVSVSRLVGRVIPLPLPLVQIAAGALLAWPTLGLHVALDPELFLFLFLPPLLFSDGWRMPKRELWRLRGPILTLAVGLVLFTVVGAGYFIHWLLPTIPLPVAFALAAVLSPTDAVAVSAISQNRLPTPLMHMLQGEALMNDASGLVTFKFALAAALTGVFSLADASLTFVLVAVGGLAVGVALSWLVGRLRAWMIARGWDDPATHVVFMLLLPFAAYVLAERLGASGILSAVAAGMMQSWLDLLPRQTSTRLLNRSVWSLLEFAFNGLIFLLLGLQLPDIIKAVTSHEATMWPTLFYRVLDVIAIFLVLLVLRFIWVQSIWRLSGLLRRLRGKSELTLVPTARSCWLLTVGGVRGAVTLAGVMSVPLLFAPGQAFPERDLLIFIAAGVILLSLVAAYIALPLLLRGIEKSPDDKRRGEVRDAWKKTAEAAIHALEAEEAADVAPLDAAQAALATELKARIMSEYRHQLEVFNDSAEAQALALQMDQLERKLRLKALRAQRLELYSLSRHHQIGDDVLREVLADLDMSEANLGTQK is encoded by the coding sequence ATGCAAACCGCCTATACCGTTCTTATCCTGCTGATGCTGGTCAGCGTTTCGCGCCTGGTCGGGCGCGTCATCCCACTGCCGCTGCCGTTGGTGCAGATCGCTGCTGGCGCCTTGTTGGCCTGGCCAACCCTGGGGCTGCATGTGGCCCTGGACCCTGAGCTGTTTCTTTTCCTGTTCCTGCCGCCGCTGTTGTTCTCCGATGGTTGGCGGATGCCCAAGCGTGAACTATGGCGGTTACGCGGGCCGATCCTGACGCTGGCGGTGGGGTTGGTGCTGTTCACGGTGGTAGGTGCCGGTTACTTCATTCATTGGTTGCTGCCGACAATTCCTTTGCCGGTAGCCTTCGCCCTGGCGGCGGTGCTGTCGCCGACGGATGCCGTGGCGGTGTCGGCCATTTCCCAGAACCGCTTGCCCACGCCCTTGATGCACATGCTCCAGGGTGAGGCCTTGATGAACGATGCATCGGGCCTGGTGACCTTCAAGTTCGCTCTTGCGGCGGCGTTGACTGGGGTGTTTTCCCTGGCCGATGCCAGCCTGACCTTTGTGTTGGTGGCGGTAGGAGGCCTGGCGGTGGGCGTGGCGTTGAGCTGGCTGGTAGGCCGCCTGCGGGCATGGATGATTGCCCGGGGCTGGGATGATCCGGCGACACATGTGGTGTTCATGTTATTGCTGCCATTCGCTGCTTATGTATTGGCTGAACGCCTGGGCGCTTCGGGGATTCTGTCGGCAGTAGCGGCGGGCATGATGCAAAGCTGGCTGGACCTGTTGCCACGGCAGACCAGTACGCGCCTGCTCAATCGCAGCGTCTGGTCGTTGCTGGAGTTTGCCTTCAACGGGCTGATCTTCCTGCTGCTGGGTCTGCAATTGCCCGACATCATCAAGGCGGTGACCAGTCACGAAGCTACGATGTGGCCGACCTTGTTCTATCGCGTCCTGGACGTGATCGCGATCTTCCTGGTGTTGCTGGTGTTGCGGTTTATCTGGGTACAGAGTATTTGGCGTCTGTCCGGCCTGCTGCGGCGCCTGCGTGGTAAAAGCGAGCTGACCCTGGTGCCAACAGCGCGGTCTTGCTGGCTTTTGACCGTCGGTGGCGTGCGCGGGGCGGTGACGCTGGCCGGTGTCATGTCAGTGCCGTTGCTGTTTGCACCGGGCCAGGCGTTTCCTGAGCGCGACTTGCTGATCTTTATCGCCGCTGGGGTGATCCTGCTGTCGTTGGTGGCCGCCTACATTGCCTTGCCGCTGTTGCTACGGGGGATTGAGAAAAGCCCGGATGACAAGCGTCGCGGTGAGGTGCGCGATGCCTGGAAGAAAACCGCCGAGGCTGCGATTCATGCCCTGGAGGCGGAGGAGGCCGCCGACGTGGCGCCCCTGGACGCGGCGCAGGCCGCACTGGCGACGGAGCTCAAGGCACGGATCATGTCGGAGTACCGCCACCAGTTGGAGGTGTTCAATGACTCGGCCGAAGCCCAGGCGCTGGCGCTGCAGATGGATCAGTTGGAGCGCAAGTTGCGGCTCAAGGCCCTACGGGCTCAGCGCCTGGAGTTGTACAGCCTGAGCCGTCACCACCAGATTGGTGATGATGTGCTTCGCGAAGTGCTGGCGGACCTGGACATGAGTGAGGCCAACCTAGGGACCCAGAAATAG
- the rpsB gene encoding 30S ribosomal protein S2 yields MSQVNMRDMLKAGVHFGHQTRYWNPKMGKYIFGARNKIHIINLEKTLPMFNEALTFVERLAQGKNKILFVGTKRSAGKIVAEEAARCGSPYVDHRWLGGMLTNFKTIRASIKRLRDLEVQAEDGTFAKLTKKEALMRSRDLEKLDRSLGGIKDMGGLPDALFVIDVDHERIAITEANKLGIPVIGVVDTNSSPEGVDYIIPGNDDAIRAIQLYMGSMADAVIRGRNNVGGGTVEFAAEEAPVAAAE; encoded by the coding sequence ATGTCCCAAGTCAACATGCGCGATATGCTGAAGGCCGGTGTGCACTTCGGTCACCAGACCCGTTACTGGAACCCGAAAATGGGCAAGTACATTTTCGGCGCGCGTAACAAGATCCACATTATCAACCTTGAAAAAACCCTGCCAATGTTCAACGAAGCTCTGACTTTCGTAGAGCGCCTGGCCCAGGGCAAAAACAAGATTCTGTTCGTCGGCACCAAGCGTTCCGCTGGCAAGATCGTTGCTGAAGAAGCAGCACGTTGCGGTTCGCCGTACGTCGATCACCGCTGGTTGGGCGGCATGCTGACCAACTTCAAAACCATCCGTGCTTCGATCAAGCGTCTGCGTGACCTTGAAGTGCAAGCCGAAGACGGTACGTTCGCCAAGCTGACCAAGAAAGAAGCGCTGATGCGCTCCCGTGACCTGGAAAAGCTCGATCGTTCCCTGGGTGGTATCAAGGACATGGGCGGTCTGCCTGACGCACTGTTCGTTATCGACGTTGATCACGAGCGCATCGCGATCACCGAAGCCAACAAGCTGGGTATCCCGGTTATCGGCGTAGTCGATACCAACAGCAGCCCGGAAGGCGTTGACTACATCATCCCAGGCAACGATGACGCAATCCGCGCTATCCAGCTGTACATGGGTTCGATGGCTGACGCTGTAATCCGTGGTCGCAACAATGTTGGCGGCGGCACCGTAGAGTTCGCTGCTGAAGAAGCACCGGTCGCTGCAGCTGAGTAA
- the dapD gene encoding 2,3,4,5-tetrahydropyridine-2,6-dicarboxylate N-succinyltransferase yields MSNSLFSLGFGVGTQNRQGAWLEVFYAQPLLNPSAEIVAAIAPILGYTEGNQAITFTIAQASQLVDALKNVDATQAALLTRLAESHKPLVATLLAEDAALTSTPEAYLKLHLLSHRLVKPHGLSLAGVFPQLPNVAWTSQGAIDIGELAERQLEARLRGELLEVFSVDKFPKMTDYVVPAGVRIADAARLRLGAYVGEGTTVMHEGFINFNAGTEGPGMIEGRVSAGVFVGKGSDLGGGCSTMGTLSGGGNIVIKVGEGCLIGANAGIGIPLGDRNTVESGLYVTAGTKVALLDEQNQLVKVVKARELAGQPDLLFRRNSETGAVECKTHKSAIELNAALHAHN; encoded by the coding sequence ATGTCCAATTCCCTGTTCAGCCTGGGCTTCGGCGTCGGCACCCAGAACCGCCAAGGTGCTTGGCTGGAAGTGTTTTACGCCCAACCGCTGCTCAACCCTAGTGCCGAAATCGTTGCCGCCATCGCACCGATCCTCGGCTACACCGAAGGCAACCAGGCAATCACGTTCACCATTGCCCAAGCCTCGCAACTGGTTGACGCCCTGAAAAATGTAGATGCTACCCAAGCCGCACTGCTGACGCGCCTGGCCGAAAGCCACAAGCCGCTGGTCGCCACGCTGTTGGCCGAAGATGCTGCTCTGACCTCCACGCCAGAGGCCTACCTCAAGCTGCATTTGCTCTCCCATCGCCTGGTCAAGCCCCACGGCCTGAGCCTGGCCGGTGTGTTCCCGCAACTGCCGAACGTGGCCTGGACCAGCCAGGGTGCGATCGACATCGGCGAACTGGCCGAGCGCCAGTTGGAAGCACGCCTGCGTGGTGAGTTGCTGGAAGTGTTCTCGGTGGACAAGTTCCCGAAAATGACCGACTACGTGGTCCCGGCGGGTGTGCGTATCGCCGACGCCGCGCGCCTGCGCCTGGGTGCCTATGTGGGCGAAGGCACCACCGTGATGCATGAAGGCTTCATCAACTTCAACGCTGGCACTGAAGGCCCGGGCATGATCGAAGGCCGTGTATCGGCTGGCGTATTCGTCGGCAAAGGCTCGGACCTGGGCGGCGGTTGCTCCACCATGGGCACCCTGTCGGGTGGCGGCAACATTGTGATCAAGGTCGGCGAAGGCTGCCTGATCGGTGCCAACGCCGGTATCGGCATCCCGCTCGGTGATCGCAACACCGTGGAATCTGGCCTGTATGTGACCGCCGGCACTAAAGTGGCACTGCTCGACGAGCAGAACCAACTGGTCAAGGTGGTCAAGGCCCGCGAACTGGCCGGCCAGCCGGACCTGCTGTTCCGCCGTAACTCCGAGACCGGTGCCGTGGAGTGTAAAACCCACAAGTCGGCCATCGAACTGAACGCAGCGCTGCACGCTCACAACTAA
- a CDS encoding M12 family metallopeptidase yields the protein MIVNTHSTPFAFSDSSSKHTDSNQRADTQKNIELPDPFPIRKKRGIADTQSLWPQHSTVKISLIDMSDKQRELTKTNILKWQPYINLKLEFIDTADGDIRIGTKPDGLGGGWSRVGTDAKNEKPSWNTMAISFINDPKEDGRIIQHEFGHALGIKHEHRHPDNPLMYNRQKIEMEYGKFGTNEFFTKIPAGDSTKLTPYDSRSIMHYHLPENYMSNGITNTENYTLSTGDKYLAENLYPPKNKSDRRVFLTKNLKGSFGTYEWALAEKHAGAPQE from the coding sequence ATGATTGTAAATACTCATTCAACTCCATTCGCATTCTCCGATTCAAGTTCAAAACATACCGACTCCAATCAGCGGGCCGACACTCAAAAAAACATAGAGCTCCCTGATCCATTTCCAATAAGAAAAAAACGCGGTATTGCTGACACGCAATCTTTATGGCCACAACACTCGACAGTAAAAATTTCACTTATTGACATGTCTGACAAACAAAGAGAACTAACCAAAACAAACATCCTTAAATGGCAGCCTTATATCAACCTGAAACTGGAATTTATCGACACTGCAGATGGCGATATCAGAATAGGCACCAAGCCAGATGGGCTTGGCGGAGGCTGGTCCAGGGTGGGGACAGACGCAAAAAATGAAAAGCCAAGCTGGAACACCATGGCGATTAGTTTTATCAACGACCCCAAGGAGGACGGTAGAATCATACAACATGAATTCGGTCATGCCTTGGGCATAAAGCACGAACACCGACACCCAGATAACCCCTTAATGTATAACCGCCAAAAAATAGAAATGGAATATGGAAAATTCGGCACAAACGAGTTCTTTACAAAAATCCCTGCCGGCGACTCAACCAAACTTACCCCATACGATAGTCGATCCATTATGCACTACCATCTACCAGAAAATTATATGTCCAACGGAATAACCAACACCGAAAACTACACACTCTCAACAGGCGACAAATACTTGGCAGAAAACCTGTACCCGCCCAAAAATAAATCCGATCGGCGTGTATTTCTCACCAAAAACCTAAAGGGGTCGTTCGGTACTTATGAGTGGGCCTTGGCGGAAAAACACGCAGGTGCACCACAAGAATAA